GGTGGTCTCAGATCAAGCGCAAAAAGGGCAAGGCCGACGTGCAGCGCGGGAAGCTGTTCTCGAAGATCCTGCGCGAAATCACGGTTGCCGCCAGGAATGGCGGCGGCGATCCCAAGGCCAACATGCGCCTCAAGGCCGCCATCGAGTCGGCCAAAGAAGCGAACATGCCCCAGGACAACATCAAGCGGGCGATCCAGAAGGGCACCGGCGAGCTCCCGGGCGAGTCCTACGAGGAGATCACCTACGAGGGCTACGCGCCCGGCGGTGTCGCCGTCCTGATGCAGGTCGTGACGGACAACCGCAACCGGACCGGTCCCGAGATCCGGCACGTCTTCGAGAAGCACGGCGGCAACCTGGGCTCGGCCGGCGCCGTCGCGTGGATGTTCGAGCGCACGGGGCTCATCCAGGTCGACGCCGAGAAGATCGCCGAGGACGACCTCCTCGCCCGCGCCCTCGAGGCCGGCGCCACGGACATGCGCCGCGCGGAAAAAGCTTTCGAGATCACCACCACCCCTGCTGAAATGGACGCGGTGCGGGAGGCGCTCACCAAGGCGGGCGTGCCCGTGCTCGAGGCCCAGGTGACCTTCGTACCGAAGTCCACGGTACGGGTCGAGAGCAAGGACGCGGCCAGCGTGCTGCGCCTGATCGAGGCGCTGGAGGAGCTGGACGACGTTCAGTCCGTGTACGCGAACTACGACATCCCCGACGAGGTCCTCGAGGCCATCGCGGCTGCCTAGCTTCAGGATCCTCGGGGTCGATCCCGGCCTCGTCGCCACCGGGTACGGGCTCATCGAGCCCGGTCCAGGGGGCGTGCTGGTCCTCGCGAGCGGCGTCATCGCGACGGCCGCCGACCTCTCGCTCGAGGCCCGCGTCGAGCTCATCTACGACGGGGTGGACCGGCTCCTCGCCGAGCACGCGCCCGGCGCGCTGGTCCTGGAGGACCTCTACGCGGAGTACAAGTTCCCGCGCACCGCACTCCTCATGGCCCACGCCCGCGGCGTGATCTGCCTGGCCGCGCGCCAGCGCGACGTGGCCCTGCTGGCGCTCGCGCCCGCGGAGGTGAAGCGCGCGGTGGTCGCGAACGGCGCCGCGTCCAAGGGGCAGATCCAGCGCGGCGTCCAGCGGCTCCTCCGGCTCCGGGACCTCCCCGCGCCCTCGCACGTGGCCGACGCGCTCGCCCTCGCGCTCACGGGCTTCTCCCGTCTCGGGGGGCGGATCGCGTGATCGCGACGCTGGCCGGCCGCGTCAGAAAGAAGCTCGACGACCGGATCGTCCTCGAGTGCGGCGGCGTCGGCTACGACGTGTTCCTGCCGCCGATCGCGATCCGCCAGCTCGAGGGCGTCACGGCTGCCGCCGACGAGAAGGCGAGCGAGCTCGAGCTCGTGATCTACTACCACGCGACGCGCGACCAGCCGCGCCCGGTGCTGATCGGCTTCACGTCCGACCTCGACAAGGAGTTCTTCGAGAAGCTCGTCACCGTGAAGGACATCGGCCCGATGGTCGCCGCGCGGGCGCTCGCCGCGCCCGTGGGCGAGCTCGCCGCGGCGATCGCCCGCCAGGACGAGAAGTATCTGCGCTCGCTGCCGGGCATCGGGCCGCAGAAGGCGAAGAACATCGTGGCGCAGCTCCAGAGCAAGGTGGCGAAGTTCGCGCTCGCCCGCGAGGGCGCCGCGCCCGCGCCGGTCGAGGCCCAGGCCCCGCCGGCCGACGCCGACGGGCTGCGCGAACTGGTCTGGGAGGTGCTCGTGAGGCAGCTCGGGCACCGGCCCTCGGAGGCGTCGCAGCTCATCACCGACGCGCTCCGCCGCCGCCCGTCCATCGACACGGCCGAGGAGCTCTTCGACGAGATCTACCGCGGGGAGAAGAAGGCGTGAGCGCCGCGGCCGCGGCCGACGAGGGCCGGATCCTCTCGCGGGTCGCGGCGCCCGACGAGGCGCTGTTCGAGCGCCAGCTCCGCCCGCGCTCGTTCGAGGAGTACGTGGGCCAGGAGCAGGCGGTCGCGAGCCTGCGCGTCTCCGTCGAGGCGGCGCAGCTCCGCCACGAGTGCGTGGACCACGTCCTTCTCTACGGCCCGCCCGGGCTCGGCAAGACGACGCTCGCCGGCATTCTCGCGAACGCGATGGGCACGACCCTCGTCACGACGTCGGGCCCGGCGATCGAGCGCGGCGGCGACCTCATCGGCATTCTGAGCAACCTGGTCGAGAAGGACGTCTTCTTCATCGACGAGATCCACCGTCTCCCGCGGGTCGTGGAAGAGCTCCTCTATCCGGCGATGGAGGACTTCGCCGTCAACTTCGTGATGGAGAAGGGCCTCCACGCCCGCTCGATCAAGCACCGGCTCGCGCCGTTCACGCTGGTGGGCGCGACGACCCGTCCCGGCATGCTCTCGGCGCCGTTGCGCGAGCGGTTCGGGATCTTCCACCACCTGGACTTCTACTCCGAGGAGGAGCTCGCCCGGATCGTGACGCGCTCGGCCGCCATCCTCGACACGAAGATCGAGCCCGGCGGCGCGCGCGAGATCGCGCGGCGCGCCCGCGGGACCCCACGGATCGTCAATCGGCTGCTCCGGCGCGTCCGGGACCACGCCCAGGTCAAGGCCGGTGGAAGCGTCATCGGCGAGAGAATCGCGCGCGACGCGCTCGACCGGGAAGGCGTGGACTCGCGCGGGCTCGACCAGCTGGACCGCCGGTTCCTGCTGGCGATCATCGACAACTATGGCGGCGGGCCGGCGGGCATCGAGGCGATCGCGGCGACGATCAACGACGAGGCGGAGACGCTCGCGGAGATGGTCGAGCCGTACCTCCTCAAGATCGGGTTCGTCACGCGGGCCGGCACGCGCGGCCGGCGCGCGACCCGCGAGGCGTACCAGCACCTGGGCAAGCAGCCGCCCACAGCGCCCGGGCAGCCGGGGCTCTTCCCGTGAACCCCGTGCACGACGTCGGCAAGCTCCTCGTCGTGTTCGGCGTGCTGATCGCGCTCGCGGGCGTGGCGCTGATGCTCGCGGGCCGCGTCCCCTGGCTCGGCCGGCTGCCGGGCGACATCCACGTCCAGCGCGGCGCCTGGACCTTCTACTTCCCGCTCGCCACCTCGCTCCTGCTCAGCCTGGTGCTCACCCTGGTGCTGTGGATCTTCGGCCGGCGATGACGCGCGCGCTCGCGGCGCTGGCCGGCGTCCTGCTCGCCGCGACGACGGCGGCAGCAGCGGAGACGATCCGGGTTGCGCTGGCGGAGAGCGCGCGCGCCGTCGAGATCCGGGGGACGGCGATCGAGGTGACCGAGCTTGGCGGCTGCGCCGGCTGCGAGGCGCCCACCGCCTGGCGCACGGACGTCGTGCGCGCCGCCGCGAACGTGCAGGGCGTCGAGATCGACGGCCGGCGCGCCCCCGGCTTCCGGCTCACGAGCGAGCAGCCGATCCGCGTGAACGGCCGCGAGTACCCCGCGGCGCTCGAGCTCGTGAAGAACGGCGACGGCATGGCGATCGTCAACGAGCTGCCGCTCGAGGAGTACGTGGTCGGCGTGCTGCGCGCCGAGACGAGCGAGCGCTGGCCCCTGGAGACGCTCCGCGCCCAGGCCATCGTCGCGCGCACGTACGCCGCGTACTACCGCACGCTGAACGCCGGCAAGCCGTACCACATCGTCGCCTCGACGGCCAACCAGATGTACGCCGGGCGCGTGGCCGCGGCCTCGCCGATCTGGGAGGCGGTGCGGGACACCGCGGGGCGGGTGCTCTTCTGGGAGGGCGATCTCTTCCCGGCCTTCTATCATTCGGCGAGCGGCGGCTACACCGAGGACCCGCGGACGGTCTTCGCCGCGCGCAACATGCCCCCGCTCAAGGCGATCCGCGACGAGTTCTCGTCGTCGGCGCCGAACTTCTACTGGAGCCTCGATCTGCGCCTCGGTGAGCTCGCCGAGATCCTGCGCCGGAACGGCGTGGACGTGGGCGCGATCACCGCGATCGAGGTCACCGAGCGCACGCCCTCGCTGCGGGCGTCGATCGTCACGGTCCGAGGCGCGCGGGGCGGCGCGCGGCTCCGGGGCAACGACCTGCGGCGCATGGTGGGCTACGAGACGATCCGGTCCACGCTCTTCGCGGTCGCCGTGGACGGGGCGGTCGCGCACTTCGCCGGCCGCGGCTACGGCCACGGCGTCGGCATGTCGCAGTGGGGCGCGAAGGGCATGGCGGAGCAGGGGCACCGCGCCGAGAAGATCCTCGAGTACTACTACCCCGGGACTGTTCTGGGCGCGTTGAACGGGCGGTGACGGAGCCAGACCCGTCTCACTCGGGCCGGCCGCGGTCCGAGCCGGGCTCGCGGACCCCGCTACAATGGTCCGACTTCGAGAAGGTGGACATCCGCGTCGGCGTCGTCACCGACGCGCAGGAGTTTCCCGAGGCGCGCCGTCCCGCGTACCGCCTCTGGATCGACTTCGGCCCGCTCGGTGTCAAGCGCGCGAGCGCCCAGATCACGCGCCACTACGGCGCGGGGGAGCTCGTGGGCCGCCGCGTCGTCGCCGTCGTCAACTTCCCGCCGAAGCGGATCGGGCCGTTCGTCTCCGAGGTGCTCGTGCTCGGCGCCTACGACGAGGCCGGCGAGGTGATCCTGCTCCGGCCCGACACGGCGGTCTCGCCCGGCGCGAAGATCGGCTGAGCGCCGGCGTCAGAACTCCCAGACGAAGCCGCCGTGGATGGTGTAGTCGGCCGTCCGCGCGTCGGTGACGGGGAGCTGGATGCCGAAGCGCGCGGTGGTCCGGGGGAACGGCCGAACGTTGAACCCCGGGACGAAGTAGACCTGGGTCCTGCCGCGGAGCGGGTTGGCCGCGTCGTCGTCCCCGCGCACCTGTGTGACGGTGACGAGCTCGACGAGCGGCGTAAAGCGGCGGAGCAGGCGGTAGCCGACCGCCACGCCGGCCGTGAGCGCCTGCTCGCGTTCGCCCTTCACGTGCGCATTGATGTTCCACTCGTACGCGGCCTGGCCGATCAGGTCGAAGTCGCCGAGGGCGGTGCCCGCGACGAGGAACGGCTCGACGGCGGCCGCGCCGCCGAGCCCGCGGCGCTCGGAGCCCGACGGCAGCCGCAGCTCGAAGCCCGCCGCGACGAGCGCGGGGACGTCCACGGCCTTCAGGAGGAGGAATTTGTTCTGGATCTCGATATCGCCCGGGCCCGCGGCGCCCTTGCCCTCTCGCGGGTCGTCGACGACGGCGGGAACCTCGAGCTCGATCTGCCAGCGCGGGA
This Candidatus Methylomirabilota bacterium DNA region includes the following protein-coding sequences:
- a CDS encoding YebC/PmpR family DNA-binding transcriptional regulator, whose translation is WSQIKRKKGKADVQRGKLFSKILREITVAARNGGGDPKANMRLKAAIESAKEANMPQDNIKRAIQKGTGELPGESYEEITYEGYAPGGVAVLMQVVTDNRNRTGPEIRHVFEKHGGNLGSAGAVAWMFERTGLIQVDAEKIAEDDLLARALEAGATDMRRAEKAFEITTTPAEMDAVREALTKAGVPVLEAQVTFVPKSTVRVESKDAASVLRLIEALEELDDVQSVYANYDIPDEVLEAIAAA
- a CDS encoding crossover junction endodeoxyribonuclease RuvC; this translates as MLGVDPGLVATGYGLIEPGPGGVLVLASGVIATAADLSLEARVELIYDGVDRLLAEHAPGALVLEDLYAEYKFPRTALLMAHARGVICLAARQRDVALLALAPAEVKRAVVANGAASKGQIQRGVQRLLRLRDLPAPSHVADALALALTGFSRLGGRIA
- the ruvA gene encoding Holliday junction branch migration protein RuvA codes for the protein MIATLAGRVRKKLDDRIVLECGGVGYDVFLPPIAIRQLEGVTAAADEKASELELVIYYHATRDQPRPVLIGFTSDLDKEFFEKLVTVKDIGPMVAARALAAPVGELAAAIARQDEKYLRSLPGIGPQKAKNIVAQLQSKVAKFALAREGAAPAPVEAQAPPADADGLRELVWEVLVRQLGHRPSEASQLITDALRRRPSIDTAEELFDEIYRGEKKA
- the ruvB gene encoding Holliday junction branch migration DNA helicase RuvB, with the translated sequence MLSRVAAPDEALFERQLRPRSFEEYVGQEQAVASLRVSVEAAQLRHECVDHVLLYGPPGLGKTTLAGILANAMGTTLVTTSGPAIERGGDLIGILSNLVEKDVFFIDEIHRLPRVVEELLYPAMEDFAVNFVMEKGLHARSIKHRLAPFTLVGATTRPGMLSAPLRERFGIFHHLDFYSEEELARIVTRSAAILDTKIEPGGAREIARRARGTPRIVNRLLRRVRDHAQVKAGGSVIGERIARDALDREGVDSRGLDQLDRRFLLAIIDNYGGGPAGIEAIAATINDEAETLAEMVEPYLLKIGFVTRAGTRGRRATREAYQHLGKQPPTAPGQPGLFP
- a CDS encoding DUF2905 domain-containing protein — protein: MHDVGKLLVVFGVLIALAGVALMLAGRVPWLGRLPGDIHVQRGAWTFYFPLATSLLLSLVLTLVLWIFGRR
- a CDS encoding SpoIID/LytB domain-containing protein, translated to MTRALAALAGVLLAATTAAAAETIRVALAESARAVEIRGTAIEVTELGGCAGCEAPTAWRTDVVRAAANVQGVEIDGRRAPGFRLTSEQPIRVNGREYPAALELVKNGDGMAIVNELPLEEYVVGVLRAETSERWPLETLRAQAIVARTYAAYYRTLNAGKPYHIVASTANQMYAGRVAAASPIWEAVRDTAGRVLFWEGDLFPAFYHSASGGYTEDPRTVFAARNMPPLKAIRDEFSSSAPNFYWSLDLRLGELAEILRRNGVDVGAITAIEVTERTPSLRASIVTVRGARGGARLRGNDLRRMVGYETIRSTLFAVAVDGAVAHFAGRGYGHGVGMSQWGAKGMAEQGHRAEKILEYYYPGTVLGALNGR
- a CDS encoding tRNA-binding protein; this translates as MTEPDPSHSGRPRSEPGSRTPLQWSDFEKVDIRVGVVTDAQEFPEARRPAYRLWIDFGPLGVKRASAQITRHYGAGELVGRRVVAVVNFPPKRIGPFVSEVLVLGAYDEAGEVILLRPDTAVSPGAKIG